ACATCAATGGGGGATGCAGCGATCAAATAATCGCTCTCGCGGCTTTGGGTCATGCGCTCCACCCAGCGAGACAGCGGCGCACGTCCCGCTTGATCCTCTTGCGCCATCAACATCCACAATTGGCTGAAATTTTCCAAACGCTGATTCAGCACCCCCAGCGAGGGCAACAGCGCATCCAGCTCCGCCGTGGAAACAGCACCGTCGTCTTGGGCTTTATTCAATCGCTCCTGCAACTTTTGAAAGGCTTTAAACAGCGCCTTGGCCAACATCGCCAACTCAGCGGAAAAGTCCAACCACTCCACTGGCAGCTTGCCATGGGGAAAACGGTGACAGTCATCATCCTCAGAAAACCAACCGCTCTCATCCAGCAGAAAATCGAGGCTCTTTAACAACTCACGGCTCTGGCGCACGTCCTCCTCAATCTGCTCCTGAATCAGATCATCAGAGGGGCTGTCCAGCAGGGAAAACAACGTATCTGCACTTTTCGGCGCGCCTTTGAGCCAATAACGGCTGCCGCGCACCTGCGCCTGCGCGCTGAAATGCGAAAGGGCTTTATTGGACAGATGGTGCGCCTCATCAAAGACATAAAAGGCCTCCTCCGGTTTGGGCAAAATCACCCCACCGCCCATCATCAAATCCACCAGCACCATGTCGTGATTGGCAATGATCACATCGGCGCTGCGCAGCCCCTCACGAGCCTGATAAAAGGGGCAATCATCATAATAATCACAACGCCGACCGGTGCATGTGTGGCGATCACTGGCCACCTTCTGCCAGAGGCTCTCCTCCAAAGGCTGATGCCAACTGTCTCGATCCCCCAACCAACTCATCTTGCGCCATGCTTTGAGCATCGCACTCAAACTCTCCAGCTCACGCTGTTGCGGCGGTCGATCCCACAGAGCCTCTTCACCCTCAAACAGCGTCCCCTGACCGTGTTCCGCCTCATCCGCACCGCTGTAACGCACCAGATCCCGCGTGCAGACGTAACGCCCTCGGCCTTTGGCCAGCACCGCAACAAAATCCAAGCCGCTCAAACGCGCCACATCGGGAATGTCCCGCAGCAGCAGCTGCTCTTGCAGCGCCACCGTTGCCGAGGCAATCACCAACTGCTTGTTCTGCGCCATCGCCACCGGAATCGCCGAGAGCAGATAGGCCAAGGTTTTGCCTGTACCCGTCGGCACCTCAACACAAATGATGCGCCGATCTGGCTCATACTCACCGGCAAAGGTTTTGGCGATTTCGGCAATCATCAATCGCTGTGGATAACGCGCCCGAAAACCAGGCAATTTCTCCCCCACCGAGGTCAAGGCATCACGAATGTGCTGTTTGACTTCGCCAGCCAGAGGTACGGGGTTTTCTATTACTTCAGCGTTCATACAGCCTCATATTTTTTCAGTCTGCGTTAAAACAAACATTGCAGTCACTTTATTCCCCAATCCACTTGCAGTTATTCGGCTTCAGCAATTTTTCTGTCCAGTTATAAAACTGGCGCTCGTAAATCGTGTTGGTCATCAACTCCACATCAAAGGGTTTGCTGATCTTTTTCAAGATAAACTCACGAATCAAGTGTTTCAGCGTCTCTTTGCGCCGCGACTGAAACAGTTCACGCACCGGACGGCCATGACAAAGAGAAAAGGAGTGGAAATTAATCACCATAAACTCCATCTGCTTCAAATACGTCTCAATCGCCTCGTACTCGAAAAAGTCCGGCGACAAGTTGATCGTATCTTCATTGCCTTTGACCGAGTTCAGAAACACCGAGGTAACGGGATACTCGGTAATGCCACCCTCCTTGAAAACCCCATGCTGCTTGTCTACTTTTTTATTCACCAGATCCATCGCCGGTTTCAGATCCTTACGCATGGTGCTGCTGTAGGTAAACCCCGCCTCCTCCAGTGATTCGTAATACGTTGGGCTGTTTTTAAAGCCACCCGGGCGAAAGCTGTCCACCTCAACACCGAGATCTTCCATAAAGTGTTTAGAAAACTTAAGCATTTCCACTTGCTGTTTGGGTTCGTAATCGAGGAAAAAATCACTCTGCTTAGCGTACTCAAACGGCAAATTCAGGCAATGCAGATGGGGCTGTAGGCGAATGTAGTCGCTGTAGACGCTCTGATTGATGCGAATGATCTGTTTCAGACAGCGCTGATAGTCATCCCAGCTGATGCCCAACGCTTTTGGGGCGATGCTCAAATAGAAGGTGGATTTGATCTCGTTTTGCGCCAAATACTCCGCTAACTTCACATAAGGCAGCAACAAATTAGTATCTAAATTTTCAGAATAGCTCAAACGATGGTCGGTGATCTCCACATCGACACTAAAAAATATATCCATATCCGCTTCTCCACATGGTCTTAGGGCAAATTTGCCCAAAATAGTACAGCAAAGTTGACGCACAAAGGGAGGCATTATAGCCTCCCGTTCCATACATCCACAGAAAAAGCCCAAGCATTCCAATGACAACCGCTTCCTCCAGCACAAATCAGCTCATGAAACCCCTCTTTGGCCTAGTAGCTCTATTGCTGTTGCTCTACCCCGCCACGGCTTTGGTGATCAAGAGTGCTCACAGCGGCGCGTTTTATTTATTGGCCTTACTCGGCTTGCTTTGGGCGACCTTTGGGCAGCAACGCGGACAGGCCACTCTGGATGAAAAACGGCTCTTTTTTGCCGTCTCTCTCTTTTTTGGCATCAACCTGCTTACCTACCTGCTAAGCGAAATGAACTACGACGGCTTTAAAACCCTCGGTAAATTTCTCAATCTGCTGCTCGCCATCCCCCTCTACTATTTACTGAAAAAACTCAAAGTAGGCCAAGGGCTGTTCTGGTACGGACTGGTGCTCGGTGCCACCGTCGCCGCTGGCATGGCCATTTACGAACTGATCAACGCCAGCGGCCCACTGGCACAGCGCCGCGCCCACGGCATCACTCACCCCATTCTGTTTGGCGATTTGGCTCTGAGCATGGGCATGATGGCGCTGGCCGGTTGGGGCTATTTTCGCGAGCGCAGTCACTGGTTGCTGCTGTTGCCTGTGGTGGCCGCCATCGGTGGGCTGAGCGCCAGCTTTTTAGCTGCCGCTCGTGGCGGCTGGCTCGCCATCCCTGTGTTGTTGCTGATCCTCGCGTGGCAAGCGCGAAAAAGCCTTAATCTACGTCACGTACTCACGGTGCTGGCCATCGTCATTCTGCTGCCCGTCGCCGCCTACTACAGCCCCAATTCAGCCGTTAAAACCAAAGTGGACAGCGCCATTTACAACCTCAGTCACTACGCCGATAGCCCAATGGATGCTGCCGTGCGTGGCACGTCCGTTGGCACTCGCTTGGAAATGTGGCAAGCCAGCTGGGCTATTTTCAAACAAAATCCGTGGCTCGGCATCGGTTGGGGGCACTATCAAAGTGAGGCACAAACATTGGTGGATGCCGGTCTGCGTCACCCCTCCGCCTCCCGCTGGAACAACCCACACAGTCAATATTTTTCCTCACTGGTCAACGCCGGTCTGCTGGGCTTCGGCGCACTGCTGCTGCTCTTCTTGATCCCCTTAGCGGTCTTTATCCGCACGCTCAAACACAGCCCCCCTAATCTGCGCCGCCTCGCTCTGGCTGGAACACTGCTAATGGTGCTCTACGCCAGTTTTGCCTTAAGTGAATCCATTTTACAACGGGCGCTGCCCACCACCTTTTTTGCCTTTTATCTCGCTTTTCTATTTGCCCTGCTTCGCCAACAACATCAAGCCACTCAACTCAAGAACGAGAGCAAAACCGAAACCTCACTGTCTGTGATCGTCATCTGTAAAAACGAAGCAGATCGTATCGGAGATTGCCTCCATTCCGTCAAAGATCTAGCCGATGAGATCCTCGTTTTAGACAGCGGTAGCAGCGACAACACCGTCGAAATTGCCAAACAGTTCAGCAATCAGGTCTTTAGCACTGACTGGCCAGGTTATGGCGCACAAAAACAGCGTGCATTAGATAAAGCCAGCTCTGATTGGGTGCTTTCTATTGATGCCGATGAACGAGTCACGCCAGAGCTGTACAACGAAATCAAAACCCTATTGGCAGCATCGCCTCAGTGCAGCGGCTACCGTATTCCAATGGCAACAGTGGTCTTTGGTAAACGCCTTGATTACGGCGTCACTGGACGCGCACCGCTGCGCCTGTTTCACCGCGACGGCGCACGTTTCAGAGAGGCGAAGGTACATGAGGGAATCGAGTTGCAAGGCGAAGTACGCACATTGACAGGGCGACTGCTGCACCACACCTTCCGCGACTTTTATCACGCCGTGGAAAAGAATAATCAATACGCTTGGTTGTGGGCGCAACAACGCCAAAAACAGAAAAAACGCACCGGTCTGCTGCTCGCCTTTCTGCACAGTCTGTGGGCCTTTTTCTCCATCAGCCTGTTTCGCCTCGGTATCTTAGACGGTCGGCGTGGTTTAATCATGGCCACTCTCTACAGTCATTACACCTTCAATAAATACACAGCGTTGTGGACATTAAGAATAAACAAACACGCACCCTCAGCAACAGACAAGCAGGAGTAAGGTATGTCAATGCCAATCGCGGTGATTTTATTAGCAGGCATGGGCAGTCGCTTAGGGCGACCTCACCCTAAATGCCTTACGCCGCTGGGCACCGGCGAAAGCATTCTCGCCCGCCAACTGCGTATTTTAAAACAGTTTAAGCTGCCCATTATCGCTGTCGTTGGCTTTAAAAAAGAGCTGATTATGGAAGCGGCTGCTGACCTGCTGTTTGCCTACAACCCCAATTATGACACCACCAATACCTCCAAAAGCCTGCTCTGTGGCTTGGAGAACACACAGGATCGGGATGTGTTGTGGCTCAACGGCGATGTGGTGTTTGATGAACAGATTATCGAATCCATTTTAAACGCACCTTGCTCCACCGTCGCGGTCAACAATGCCCGCGTCGCCGAGGAAGAGATCAAATACACCGTCGATGAAAACGGGTTTATTGATGAAATATCCAAGCAGGTCAAACAGCCTTTGGGTGAAGCGCTGGGGATTAATTTAATCAAAGCCGAACAGGTCGCCGCCTTTAAACAGAAACTACAAGACGTGGATGATCAAGATTATTTTGAACGGGCAATGGAGTTGCTCACCCACGACAACCCCACCTTTAAGCCGATGAACATTGGTGCTGCGCGCTGCATTGAGGTGGATTTTCAAGAAGATCTGCAAGCAGCGCAGGATATGTTGGCTCAAAAGGATTAAGCTAAAATTATTTTTCACCCATAATTGGGGTTATCACCCCAATCTACAAATCGAATCATTGAAGATGATTCAAGAGATAATCCACAATGCGTTCCGAAGCTTTGCCATCCAGAGGCCCTAACAGACGCTCGGAGTATTCCAAGCGTTTTTCTGAAAACTGGTCGGGCTGCCCAATCTGCTCGTCAATCACCCGCTTTAAGTCTGTGTATTTTTCCGCATGAGCCGCAATGTCTCGATACGGTAAAATACGTTGATCCATACGCCGTTTAAATCGGTAGGAAAAAATACCTCGGTAAGTCCAGCGTAACTTCAAAAAATCACACCAAACCACCGGTTTATTCAGCGCGGCAAATTCAAACAAAGTAGAAGAAGCTTCGCTGATCAACAGATCCGCCAGACCCAAATAAGGCAAAATGGAATTCTCATCCGCCGAAACCAAAAAAACATTCTCAGCTTCCGCCCAAGACTGCGCCAAAACCAACTGTTTTTGATACTTCTTTTTATGATATGAAAAATGATGCAATTTGATGATCAGATTATAATCCGCTAAATCATGAGGCAGATCATGAGCCATCATCTCAATCGAGCTGGGATAAAACGTCGGCGCATAGAGCAAGGTCTTTTTAGACTCATCCAACCCCATCTGTTCCAAGCTTGGCAATGACAATTTCTGATTGATTAACGGGTCTAGTTTTGAAAAACCAGTCAAGCAAAAATTGCCTTTTGGATGCAGGTTTGACAGTGCCTCAAAATGGTGACTTCCCTCCACAAAACGCACATCGACCTGATTTAACAACTCAGAATAACCAGAGGTTTTTACTCCCGCGCCATGATAAATCACTGCGGTAGAAATGCCCGCTTGTTTGATTTTATCTACATTTTTAAACCCTGTACCCAAAACCAACCACTGTGGTTTTGTGCTCAAATAGAGTTGAGTGGCCTTCTCGCTCTCCGCCACCCATTCGGTTTTAACTCCTTTAGGCAGTGTTCCTTGTATGACATTAGCATCACAATTGGAACGATAAAAAACAAACGTACACGCCATCCCACGCGCCAGCAACAGTTGACAAACAGGAAAATATTGCGGTAAATAATAGGGCTGCTCTACATCAAAAAATATCATGTTTTTTCTTTCTTCTGAAAACGCTTAAACAAACCGTAGCGCCAAGGGCGCATCGCCAAAACCACCGTAACCCCAAAACGCGCTTTAAAAGAGAGTTTAGCATCGTCGTTATTCAACTGATCAAACTCTTGCGCCAACTGTTCTAATTTATCCTGAAAGCGTTGATTGGATGCCGCCGACAACATGCCATTGAGCACCAGCAACTGCTCCTTCGGCTGATCAAAGCGGGAGTTAAAAAACTCTTCTTGCAATTTATCCATAAAAAAGCCTTGAATCGGACCGTTTTCACGCCACTTAAAATTGGCTGAAACCCGCAAACGTACTCGATTATTGGCCTGTAGATCAATCACCTTAAGACGATCCAGTTTGGCCAAATGGCGAATGCAGCGTAGCTCATCAATGGCAAAAAAATTCAATATCTGCTCAAATTCCCACCGATTCAGCACACACACCGTCACCAACAACAACTCCAAATCAGCCACAATCTCTCGCTCTTGCTCTGCACTTAAAGCGGAAATACGTGTTTCATCTTGCCCCATCTGCTGCACCAGATCAGAAATTTCCATGCCCAGCAATTGGCAAATTTGATCCAACCTTTTTAACGAGACGTTCTGTTGAGCAAACAGACGTTTCACGCTCGCCTCTGACAACTGCACCCCCAACGCAACATCAGCGTAGGTTTTACCCTGAGCTTTCAAGGCTTTTTTAAGCGTCTGAATAAGGCGAGAGGTTTGTGACATACAGCCAACACTCACAAAAAAGAATTAAGCTACAAGGTATCATATAACGATACCTTGTAGCTTAAAAACTGCAACAATGAATTTAAAAGTAGCGCTTTAAACCCAAAGCCACCACACTCTCCATATACCAACCAAATCCAACAGGAAACCGTTCACTATGTTCTCTCTGTTCCGATTGCCCAGCTTCACCCCCTACATCTTGATCGTCCTGCTGAACGCCTTTGTGGATCTTGGCCACAAGATCATGGTGCAGAACACCGTTTTTAAAATATACGACGACCAGACGCAAATCATTCTCACCGCCATCGTCAATGGCCTGATCCTGCTGCCCTTCATTTTACTCTTCACCCCCTCGGGCTTTCTTGCTGACCGTCACCCCAAACCCAAAGTGATGAAAATCAGCGCCGCCCTTGCGATCTTAATCACCCTCGGCATCACCCTCTGTTATTACCAAGGTTGGTTCCAAATCGCCTTTGCCATGACCTTTCTGCTGGCGGTGCAGAGCACCTTCTACTCACCGGCCAAATACGGTTACATCAAGGAGATGGTGGGCGACAAACAACTCAGCAGCGCCAACGCCATTGTTCAATCCGTCACCATCATCGCTATTTTGGGCGGCATCTTTCTCTTCTCCATTCTGTTTGAACAGCAACTCAGAAGCGTGAACTACCAAAATGAGAGCGATATTTTATTGGCCATCGCACCGCTGGGCTGGATTTTGGTGCTCTGCTCCGTCGCTGAATTTCTGCTGGCACTGCGACTGCCCAACGGCGAAGCCAAAAACCCCAATCAGCCTTTTCCCTGGGCAGAATATCGCCAAGGCCAAGCGCTGAAACATAATTTAAAAAGTCTCTTTAGCAACCCGATGATCTGGCTTGCCATCCTCGGCCTCTCCCTCTTTTGGGGCATCTCGCAGGTGCTGCTGGCCGCGTTCCCCGCCTTCGCCAAACAGAGCATGGGCGAGATGAATACGGTGGTGATTCAAGGCTTAATGGCCTGCTCCGGCATCGGCATCATTGTCGGCTCCATCTTGGCCGGTCGTGCCTCCAAACATCAGATTGAACTGGCACTGATCCCCCTCGGCGCACTCTCTTTAGTCGTCAGTTTGCTGCTGTTGCCACAACTGCACGACACCCCTCTGCTGGCACTTAACTTCATTCTCTTCGGCATCGGCGGTGGTCTGTTAATCGTACCGCTCAACGCCCTGATTCAACACCACGCCAAAGAAACAGAATTAGGCATTATCTTGGCAGGCAACAACTGGGTGCAGAACATCACCATGATCTGCTTTTTAGCCTTGACGGTGTTGTTTGCCCTCAACGGCTACGACAGCCATCACCTGTTTTATTTCCTCACCACCGTTGCCCTTCTTGGTACCTTCTACACCTTATACAAATTGCCTAAACCCTTGGTGCGCTTTTTGGTCGAAAAACTCTTTACGCTACGCTATCGCTTATCCATTCTAGGTCTGGACAACATGCCTCGCCAAGGCGCGGTTTTAATGCTCGGCAACCACATCAGTTGGTTGGATTGGGCCTTTATTCAGATCGCCTCACCCCGTCCGGTGCATTTTGTGATGGATAAAAAGATCTATAATAAATGGTACCTGACCCGTGTTCTAAATTTCTTCGGTGTCATCCCCATCTCCGCTGGCGGCAGTCAAAGCGCCCTAAGCAAGGTCAATCAACAGCTGAAAAACGGCGAAGTGGTCTGCCTGTTTCCCGAAGGCAGCATCAGCCGCAACGGGCATTTAAACGAATTTAAACGCGGCTTTGAAAAAAACCGTGAACGAAGTCAATGGCGTGATTCTGCCCTTCTATCTGCACGGCTTGTGGGGCAGCCGTTTCTCCCGCTCCGGAAAAGGGATGCAGAGCCAAAGCCGCCAAGGCCTGCGCCGCAACCTGCAGCTCTGTTTTGGTAAGCCACTCTCCATCAACAGCAAACGCTCAGCAGTCAAACAAGCGGTAATGGCCTGCTCCATTGATGCTTGGCAACCGTACATTACCCAACTGCCCAGCATCAGCCAGCGTTTTATTCAGAGCAGCAAACGCTTGGGCAGTAACCTTGCCATCGCCGATCTGGCGCTGAAAAGCGAGCTCTCCGGCTACAAACTGCTCACAGCGGTATTGGCCTTTTCCGGTCTGATTGCCAAACGCAGTCCCGAACAAAACATCGGCCTGTTGCTGCCCACCAGCAGCGCCGGATTGATCACCAATATGGCCGCCCTGCTGCGCGCTAAAACCGTGGTCAACCTTAACTACACCGCCAGTGAAAGCGCCCTTCTATCTGCACTGAAACAAGCGGACATTCACTCCATCTACACCTCAAAACGCTTTGTGGAAAAACTAAAACAGCGCGGCATGGATCCCAGCGCGCTGTTTGAACAAACTCAAGTCTTCTATCTGGAAGAGCTGAAAAATGAGATCAGTAGCCTGAAAAAACTCGGCTTGCTGATCTGTACCGTACTGCTGCCCGCCACTTGGATTCAAGCTCTGTTCGGGAAAAAACGCGCCACCGATCAGGTCAGTGCGATTCTTTTTTCCAGTGGCAGCGAAGGCGCACCTAAAGGGGTCATGTTGAGCCAACAGAACATCTTGGCCAATATGAAACAGATTGCCACCTTGCTTGATCCCGTTAAAGAAGAGCGCATGCTCTCTTGTCTGCCGCTGTTTCACGCCTTTGGCTTGAGTGTCACCGGTCTGATGCCGCTG
This region of Gammaproteobacteria bacterium genomic DNA includes:
- a CDS encoding CDP-glycerol glycerophosphotransferase family protein — its product is MIFFDVEQPYYLPQYFPVCQLLLARGMACTFVFYRSNCDANVIQGTLPKGVKTEWVAESEKATQLYLSTKPQWLVLGTGFKNVDKIKQAGISTAVIYHGAGVKTSGYSELLNQVDVRFVEGSHHFEALSNLHPKGNFCLTGFSKLDPLINQKLSLPSLEQMGLDESKKTLLYAPTFYPSSIEMMAHDLPHDLADYNLIIKLHHFSYHKKKYQKQLVLAQSWAEAENVFLVSADENSILPYLGLADLLISEASSTLFEFAALNKPVVWCDFLKLRWTYRGIFSYRFKRRMDQRILPYRDIAAHAEKYTDLKRVIDEQIGQPDQFSEKRLEYSERLLGPLDGKASERIVDYLLNHLQ
- the dinG gene encoding ATP-dependent DNA helicase DinG, giving the protein MNAEVIENPVPLAGEVKQHIRDALTSVGEKLPGFRARYPQRLMIAEIAKTFAGEYEPDRRIICVEVPTGTGKTLAYLLSAIPVAMAQNKQLVIASATVALQEQLLLRDIPDVARLSGLDFVAVLAKGRGRYVCTRDLVRYSGADEAEHGQGTLFEGEEALWDRPPQQRELESLSAMLKAWRKMSWLGDRDSWHQPLEESLWQKVASDRHTCTGRRCDYYDDCPFYQAREGLRSADVIIANHDMVLVDLMMGGGVILPKPEEAFYVFDEAHHLSNKALSHFSAQAQVRGSRYWLKGAPKSADTLFSLLDSPSDDLIQEQIEEDVRQSRELLKSLDFLLDESGWFSEDDDCHRFPHGKLPVEWLDFSAELAMLAKALFKAFQKLQERLNKAQDDGAVSTAELDALLPSLGVLNQRLENFSQLWMLMAQEDQAGRAPLSRWVERMTQSRESDYLIAASPIDVAHIYEELLWSRCAGALLTSATLTATGSFSRFRQQVGLHEGDGTQYVRLLSPFDYPNRARLVIPKMASEPTQANAHTEELIELLPKLLEKDKAALVLFSSRWQMQRVADGLPLAWRDALLIQGSGAKQQLLERHVTACGKGERSILFGLASFAEGLDLAGELCTHVVIAKLPFSVPNSPVEEAAAEWVESCGGNAFMQISVPDAGIRLMQACGRLLRSEDDEGTITILDRRLVSKRYGALLLAGLPPFERVFE
- a CDS encoding helix-turn-helix transcriptional regulator, whose amino-acid sequence is MSQTSRLIQTLKKALKAQGKTYADVALGVQLSEASVKRLFAQQNVSLKRLDQICQLLGMEISDLVQQMGQDETRISALSAEQEREIVADLELLLVTVCVLNRWEFEQILNFFAIDELRCIRHLAKLDRLKVIDLQANNRVRLRVSANFKWRENGPIQGFFMDKLQEEFFNSRFDQPKEQLLVLNGMLSAASNQRFQDKLEQLAQEFDQLNNDDAKLSFKARFGVTVVLAMRPWRYGLFKRFQKKEKT
- a CDS encoding phosphocholine cytidylyltransferase family protein, producing the protein MSMPIAVILLAGMGSRLGRPHPKCLTPLGTGESILARQLRILKQFKLPIIAVVGFKKELIMEAAADLLFAYNPNYDTTNTSKSLLCGLENTQDRDVLWLNGDVVFDEQIIESILNAPCSTVAVNNARVAEEEIKYTVDENGFIDEISKQVKQPLGEALGINLIKAEQVAAFKQKLQDVDDQDYFERAMELLTHDNPTFKPMNIGAARCIEVDFQEDLQAAQDMLAQKD
- a CDS encoding O-antigen ligase family protein; its protein translation is MKPLFGLVALLLLLYPATALVIKSAHSGAFYLLALLGLLWATFGQQRGQATLDEKRLFFAVSLFFGINLLTYLLSEMNYDGFKTLGKFLNLLLAIPLYYLLKKLKVGQGLFWYGLVLGATVAAGMAIYELINASGPLAQRRAHGITHPILFGDLALSMGMMALAGWGYFRERSHWLLLLPVVAAIGGLSASFLAAARGGWLAIPVLLLILAWQARKSLNLRHVLTVLAIVILLPVAAYYSPNSAVKTKVDSAIYNLSHYADSPMDAAVRGTSVGTRLEMWQASWAIFKQNPWLGIGWGHYQSEAQTLVDAGLRHPSASRWNNPHSQYFSSLVNAGLLGFGALLLLFLIPLAVFIRTLKHSPPNLRRLALAGTLLMVLYASFALSESILQRALPTTFFAFYLAFLFALLRQQHQATQLKNESKTETSLSVIVICKNEADRIGDCLHSVKDLADEILVLDSGSSDNTVEIAKQFSNQVFSTDWPGYGAQKQRALDKASSDWVLSIDADERVTPELYNEIKTLLAASPQCSGYRIPMATVVFGKRLDYGVTGRAPLRLFHRDGARFREAKVHEGIELQGEVRTLTGRLLHHTFRDFYHAVEKNNQYAWLWAQQRQKQKKRTGLLLAFLHSLWAFFSISLFRLGILDGRRGLIMATLYSHYTFNKYTALWTLRINKHAPSATDKQE